One genomic segment of Catalinimonas alkaloidigena includes these proteins:
- a CDS encoding polysaccharide deacetylase family protein, translating into MKRSLSITIIFFLGFSLKAEAQTYAEKLGWEAGQKLLIMHVDDAGMSYDSNQGAIQAMEKGIANSVSIMMPCPWAASFVKYAKDHPETDAGLHLTLTSEWKDYRWHPLSGIPAVPGLVDGEGAMWHTVEQVATHASPDEVEQEIRQQVERALRLGYRPTHLDSHMGTLFATEEFIRRYVKVGVDYDIPVMIPGGHNTLLRQGYREQGIRRLREAGKYKEGMEVPLPEAVSKAETVGEMVWKAGLPVLDDLHTISGDWALPEGKEKNEQNIHELKVQKFKELFENMRPGVTMVIVHCTDPTEVFPKISGSGLSRKGDLLAMMDPRLKQYLKDNNIQLTTWRELKSRRGRLNK; encoded by the coding sequence ATGAAACGCTCTTTATCAATAACTATCATATTTTTCTTAGGCTTTTCCTTGAAAGCCGAAGCGCAAACTTATGCCGAAAAGCTGGGGTGGGAAGCTGGGCAGAAGCTGCTCATCATGCATGTGGATGATGCCGGTATGTCCTACGACTCTAACCAGGGGGCCATACAGGCGATGGAAAAAGGCATCGCTAATTCGGTAAGTATTATGATGCCCTGTCCCTGGGCAGCCAGTTTCGTCAAGTATGCTAAAGATCATCCTGAGACTGATGCTGGCTTACACCTTACGCTTACCTCGGAGTGGAAAGATTATCGTTGGCACCCCCTGAGCGGTATACCTGCTGTTCCCGGTCTGGTAGATGGAGAAGGGGCCATGTGGCATACGGTTGAGCAGGTCGCTACCCACGCTTCTCCTGACGAAGTGGAGCAGGAAATTCGTCAGCAGGTAGAACGTGCATTAAGGCTTGGTTATCGGCCTACGCATCTGGATTCTCATATGGGGACGCTTTTTGCCACCGAAGAATTTATCCGGAGATATGTCAAAGTGGGAGTGGATTATGACATTCCGGTAATGATTCCCGGAGGACATAATACTTTGCTCAGGCAGGGGTATCGTGAGCAGGGCATACGCAGGCTCAGGGAAGCTGGTAAATATAAAGAAGGGATGGAAGTGCCTTTGCCCGAAGCGGTTTCCAAAGCTGAAACCGTAGGGGAGATGGTCTGGAAGGCTGGCTTGCCGGTACTTGATGATCTGCATACCATCAGTGGAGACTGGGCTTTACCGGAAGGAAAAGAAAAAAATGAACAAAATATTCATGAGCTGAAAGTGCAGAAGTTCAAAGAACTTTTTGAAAATATGCGGCCCGGCGTGACTATGGTCATCGTACATTGTACTGATCCTACAGAAGTATTTCCCAAAATATCAGGCTCAGGTTTGTCCCGTAAAGGCGATCTGCTGGCCATGATGGACCCCCGACTCAAGCAATACCTAAAAGATAATAATATTCAACTGACCACCTGGCGGGAGCTCAAATCAAGACGGGGCCGCCTGAATAAGTAA